One genomic region from Myxocyprinus asiaticus isolate MX2 ecotype Aquarium Trade chromosome 27, UBuf_Myxa_2, whole genome shotgun sequence encodes:
- the LOC127417798 gene encoding piggyBac transposable element-derived protein 4-like, whose protein sequence is MSHKTPKMEQLTDEEISELFNNLEEIISDSSSSESDGEELPPNLVVLESLEDEADFTDGGKETKISADGGEVSSSCWRTTCNFTPPGPGVVFDNTKCGVQNPPATPTEVHCFKMFITEALVEELVQETNRHALQLQKETSTASKGKLAKWVPTDIKEMYTFLVTVLLMGMVKKSSLRDYWSTDPMLQTPFFGTLFSQDRFLLLLRCLNFANSAKADVDDPLFVIRRVFTEITSSFRSVFVPYRDLSVDQTMMNWKGRLALRQPIPAKRNRFGVKFFAVRDVLTGYVLDMIIYTGSTTDIHHYARLGISGSVVMTLLAPYLGKGHIVYVDNWHSSPTLFQQLLSRGTGACGAVRADRRGMPAFTNNNMTKGQMEFQENGTQLAVKWCDKREVHVLTTVHASIMAVSQKVDYTTGEKKMMPLCVLEYNKKMGAVDKADIMKSFVKCARKTTKWYKKIFFYMIETAVLNSFIVYRQLAGKGMTSLEFRMNLMRGLLEEYSTPRNPPKGGRPASDSPLRLTARHFLSDIPQTELQGRSTRRACKVCISSKCRAKKRRSTRYMCVACNIALCATPCFEEYHTLKNY, encoded by the exons ATGTCTCACAAAACACCTAAAATGGAGCAGCTGACAGATGAAGAGATAAGTGAACTATTTAATAACTTGGAAGAAATTATCAGTGACTCGAGCAGCAGTGAAAGTGACGGCGAGGAGCTGCCTCCCAACCTCGTTGTGCTCGAGAGTCTTGAGGATGAAGCTGACTTCACCGATGGAGGGAAAGAAACGAAGATTTCAGCTGACGGAGGCGAGGTGAGCTCATCCTGCTGGAGGACGACCTGCAATTTCACTCCTCCTGGACCTGGGGTTGTTTTTGATAACACAAAGTGTGGGGTGCAAAACCCTCCGGCAACCCCCACCGAGGTCcactgttttaaaatgtttataacgGAGGCGCTTGTTGAGGAACTGGTGCAAGAAACAAACCGGCATGCGCTGCAGCTGCAGAAGGAGACATCCACCGCTTCAAAGGGAAAGCTAGCAAAATGGGTGCCAACTGATATAAAGGAGATGTACACATTCCTGGTGACAGTCCTCCTGATGGGAATGGTCAAGAAGTCGTCACTACGTGACTACTGGAGCACAGACCCCATGCTTCAGACCCCGTTTTTTGGGACTTTGTTCTCCCAGGACCGCTTCCTCTTGCTCCTGCGCTGTCTAAACTTTGCCAACAGTGCGAAGGCTGATGTCGATGACCCCCTGTTTGTGATTAGAAGAGTATTTACTGAAATCACTTCTTCCTTTCGTAGTGTTTTTGTGCCATACAGAGATCTCTCTGTGGACCAAACTATGATGAATTGGAAGGGTAGATTGGCATTGCGTCAACCCATTCCAGCAAAAAGGAATAGGTTTGGAGTGAAGTTTTTTGCTGTGCGTGATGTGCTCACTGGTTATGTGCTAGATATGATTATTTATACAGGATCCACCACTGACATCCATCACTATGCAAGGCTTGGGATCTCTGGGTCTGTTGTCATGACCCTACTGGCCCCTTATCTGGGAAAGGGCCATATTGTTTATGTGGACAATTGGCACAGCAGTCCCACACTGTTTCAACAACTCCTTTCCCGTGGCACAGGGGCCTGTGGGGCTGTGCGGGCTGACAGGAGGGGGATGCCAGCTTTCACCAACAATAACATGACCAAGGGGCAAATGGAATTCCAAGAGAATGGAACACAGTTGGCGGTAAAATGGTGCGACAAAAGAGAAGTTCATGTCCTAACCACTGTCCATGCATCCATCATGGCAGTTTCACAGAAGGTTGATTACACCACCGGGGAGAAAAAGATGATGCCATTGTGTGTCCTTGAGTACAATAAAAAGATGGGGGCTGTGGACAAAGCAGACATTATGAAAAGTTTTGTGAAGTGTGCCAGGAAGACCACCAAGTGGTATAAGAAAATTTTCTTCTACATGATTGAAACTGCTGTACTCAACAGTTTCATTGTCTATCGCCAACTTGCTG GCAAGGGCATGACTTCTCTAGAGTTCCGGATGAACCTGATGAGAGGGCTGTTGGAGGAGTACAGTACACCTCGGAATCCACCCAAAGGGGGACGTCCTGCCTCGGACAGTCCCTTGCGTCTGACAGCCAGGCACTTTCTTTCGGACATCCCTCAGACCGAATTACAGGGCAGGAGTACCAGACGTGCCTGCAAGGTCTGCATTTCCAGCAAGTGCAGGGCAAAGAAGAGGCGTAGCACTAGATATATGTGTGTCGCGTGCAACATTGCCTTGTGTGCTACTCCTTGTTTTGAAGAGTACCACACACTGAAAAATTATTGA
- the LOC127417758 gene encoding histone-lysine N-methyltransferase 2D-like, with translation MFVCRAAWQRCGPLARQSLYRAHNYRDVVPRRLMSSVPGGSGENILYAILCGGTFAGALAYAYRTVATDHARFVDRVSEINARPKSEWKPKPWPPKSGEEGDEEGGEEVAGGVEDGEVEEIAESTAKEENIAAEAEAASEVHLGAVESAGTLETVVETVAETVVETAEVVAEVATVVAEAAEEVAAVAEEVKKVAEEVEEAAEAVVAPVIQAEEPTSESNVAQSQLISPVTVETVELAAASVIEVVPVEPVAVEEVVAGPEALVTIEAIPDKPADVPAVVELRSKLEADLAPIAAVIEESPVSLVTAPVAEEAPVDSPVSPEEVPIAHVTEEAQVSTVAEELSVVIEEASGSPFAEEVSVIPLMEEAPVEMEAPVAPVIEEAPVSPVAEEAPIVEEAPISPIAEEALEVGEAPVSPEAEEAPVASVIKVAPVSSEVQTPVAPVIEEAPVSPLADEALVVEEAPITPVVEEAPIVEEAPITQVVEEAPIVEEAPIIPVVEEAPIVEEAPITPVVEEAPIVEEAPITQVVEEAPIVEEAPIIPVVEEAPIVEEAPITPVVEEAPIVEEAPITPVPEEAPFSLVAEEALVVEEAPVSPEAEVSDALVTEETPVSIEADEAPFSLVTVEPPVAVAEEAQLVVATEEVVAAHEETPGTPVTEEAPFIPIVEEAIEAPAVEEVMAAACLEMTAESAVVEASESMFEEVAANPVVEVTESVVEPDVESAVVADATVESSSLPDVLEDPVNESKRDFIVVVLEGAPNTEKKPKVLGVSPLTGRIIQAPDDDKESSGQGKRHLLKVQMH, from the exons ATGTTTGTGTGCAGAGCAGCCTGGCAGAGGTGTGGGCCTCTGGCGCGACAGTCCCTGTATCGCGCGCACAACTATAGAGATG TAGTTCCTCGGAGGCTTATGTCATCAGTTCCTGGCGGCTCAGGCGAGAATATCCTTTATGCCATCCTCTGTGGTGGGACTTTTGCAGGTGCCTTAGCATAT GCTTACAGGACTGTGGCAACAGACCATGCCCGTTTTGTTGACCGTGTTTCTGAAATTAATGCTCGCCCCAAGTCAGAGTGGAAGCCCAAACCATGGCCACCCAAGA gTGGGGAGGAAGGTGATG AAGAAGGTGGAGAAGAGGTAGCAGGTGGGGTAGAGGACGGAGAGGTTGAAGAAATAGCTGAGAGCACAGCCAAGGAGGAAAACATAGCTGCTGAAGCTGAGGCAGCATCAGAGGTCCATCTGGGAGCGGTTGAGTCGGCAGGaactctggagactgttgtggAAACCGTTGCCGAGACGGTTGTAGAGACTGCAGAAGTTGTCGCTGAGGTGGCAACGGTTGTCGCTGAAGCAGCAGAAGAGGTGGCAGCAGTGGCAGAGGAAGTGAAGAAGGTAGCAGAGGAAGTAGAGGAAGCAGCAGAggctgttgtagctcctgtcaTCCAAGCTGAAGAGCCTACATCAGAGAGCAATG TGGCTCAGTCACAGTTGATCAGCCCAGTAACTGTGGAAACTGTAGAGCTGGCTGCTGCCTCTGTGATCGAGGTTGTTCCTGTGGAACCTGTAGCAGTGGAAGAAGTGGTTGCTGGACCAGAGGCTTTAGTGACCATTGAAGCAATACCAGACAAGCCTGCTGATGTGCCTGCAGTTGTTGAGTTAAGAAGCAAACTGGAAGCAGATCTGGCACCCATTGCCGCAGTGATCGAGGAGTCACCAGTTTCTCTAGTAACAGCACCAGTAGCAGAGGAGGCACCAGTTGATTCACCTGTTTCCCCAGAAGAGGTACCTATTGCCCATGTAACAGAAGAGGCTCAAGTTTCCACAGTAGCAGAGGAATTATCTGTTGTGATAGAAGAAGCATCTGGTTCCCCATTTGCAGAGGAGGTATCTGTTATCCCACTGATGGAAGAAGCACCAGTTGAAATGGAGGCACCCGTTGCCCCTGTGATAGAAGAGGCTCCAGTTTCACCAGTAGCAGAGGAAGCACCAATAGTGGAAGAGGCACCAATTTCCCCAATAGCAGAGGAAGCACTAGAAGTGGGGGAGGCACCAGTATCCCCAGAAGCAGAGGAGGCACCTGTTGCCTCTGTGATAAAAGTGGCTCCAGTTTCATCAGAAGTGCAGACACCAGTTGCCCCTGTAATAGAAGAGGCACCTGTTTCCCCTTTAGCAGATGAAGCACTAGTAGTAGAAGAGGCACCAATTACCCCAGTAGTAGAAGAAGCACCAATAGTGGAAGAGGCACCAATTACCCAAGTAGTAGAGGAAGCACCAATAGTGGAAGAGGCACCAATTATCCCAGTAGTAGAAGAAGCACCAATAGTGGAAGAGGCACCAATTACCCCAGTAGTAGAGGAAGCACCAATAGTGGAAGAGGCACCAATTACCCAAGTAGTAGAGGAAGCACCAATAGTGGAAGAGGCACCAATTATCCCAGTAGTAGAAGAAGCACCAATAGTGGAAGAGGCACCAATTACCCCAGTAGTAGAGGAAGCACCAATAGTGGAAGAGGCACCAATTACCCCAGTACCAGAGGAAGCACCATTTTCCCTGGTAGCGGAGGAAGCACTAGTAGTGGAGGAAGCACCAGTATCCCCAGAAGCAGAGGTATCTGATGCCCTGGTGACAGAAGAGACACCAGTGTCCATAGAAGCAGATGAGGCACCTTTTTCGTTGGTAACAGTAGAACCTCCTGTTGCTGTGGCTGAAGAAGCGCAGCTTGTTGTAGCAACCGAGGAGGTAGTAGCTGCACATGAGGAAACACCTGGAACCCCAGTAACAGAAGAGGCTCCCTTCATTCCCATAGTTGAGGAGGCCATAGAGGCACCAGCAGTTGAGGAAGTGATGGCAGCAGCATGTTTAGAGATGACTGCAGAAAGTGCAGTTGTGGAGGCTTCAGAAAGTATGTTTGAGGAAGTAGCAGCAAATCCAGTTGTGGAAGTTACAGAAAGTGTGGTTGAACCAGATGTAGAGAGTGCAGTGGTGGCAGATGCTACAGTTGAATCATCAAGTTTACCTGATGTTTTGGAAGATCCTGTTAATGAATCCAAACGAGACTTCATAGTGGTGGTTCTGGAGGGAGCTCCCAATACAGAGAAGAAGCCCAAGGTGCTGGGTGTGTCCCCCTTGACTGGCAGGATCATTCAAGCCCCTGATGATGATAAGGAGTCATCGGGACAG GGCAAGCGCCATTTGCTTAAGGTACAGATGCATTAG